Proteins from a genomic interval of Arachis hypogaea cultivar Tifrunner chromosome 10, arahy.Tifrunner.gnm2.J5K5, whole genome shotgun sequence:
- the LOC140175661 gene encoding uncharacterized protein, which translates to MLNCGISFEEYQKVSRCKTAKKIWDKLHITHEDTTQVKQTRIDMLNKEYKMFTMKEGESIYEMFERFSIIINSLDTIEITHSKQVLVKKVIKSLTKEWETKATIIFESSNLNQMTYEELRGKLLAYEITHMKNDIRKKGVALKSCVKSLDDESNDSLSDEEIVFFARKFRRLMRLKGRSRRGSSKEPKKDISKVIYHNCKKVGHFKYDCPKLKREDKSQNDKKKVIMASWEDLENDTKEDK; encoded by the coding sequence ATGTTGAACTGCGGCATCAGTTTTGAGGAATACCAGAAGGTTTCTAGATGCAAAACAGCAAAGAAAATATGGGATAAGCTCCACATTACACATGAGGACACCACACAAGTAAAACAAACAAGGATTGATATGCTGAACAAAGAGTATAAAATGTTTACTATGAAAGAAGGAGAATCAATATATGAAATGTTTGAGAGGTTTTCTATCATCATAAATAGCTTGGATACTATCGAGATTACTCATTCTAAACAAGTGCTAGTGAAAAAAGTCATAAAAAGCCtaacaaaagagtgggaaaccaaGGCTACTATTATCTTTGAAAGCAGTAACCTAAACCAAATGACCTATGAAGAGCTGAGAGGAAAGTTGCTAGCTTACGAAATCACTCACATGAAAAATGACATAAGAAAAAAAGGAGTGGCTCTTAAATCTTGTGTTAAATCATTGGATGATGAATCCAATGACAGTTTATCAGATGAAGAGATTGTATTTTTTGCTAGAAAATTTAGAAGACTGATGAGACTAAAAGGAAGGAGCAGAAGAGGTAGCTCAAAGGAACCAAAGAAGGATATCAGTAAGGTTATCTACCATAACTGCAAAAAAGTTGGACATTTCAAATACGATTGTCCTAAGCTCAAGAGAGAAGACAAGTCTCAGAAtgacaagaagaaagtgatcaTGGCTTCTTGGGAAGATCTGGAAAATGACACTAAGGAGGATAAATAA